One Candidatus Sulfurimonas baltica DNA segment encodes these proteins:
- a CDS encoding PDDEXK nuclease domain-containing protein has translation MNKVENQQDYSTFLFEIKQQIHTSQIRAINSVNKEMIMLYFDIGKAIFYKQQKLGWGAKVIDKLSSDIKSEFPDIGGFSTRNIKLMVQFYKEYENIGIGQLPVAQINSKEKGQLLVAQIPWAHNIVLIQKLKDIELRYWYIQRTFENGWSRDTLALMIKSEFHKREGKLVSNFKNILAPQDSDLVQQSFKDPYIFDFLTIAEPFRERELESNLTKHMEKFLIELGSGFAFVGKQYKLEVGDDDFYIDLLFYHLKLRCYIVIELKKGKFKPEYSGQVNFYCSAIDEKLAHKEDNPTIGLILCQEKNEIVAEYSLKNMSQPIGISEYELTEVLPKEFESSLPTIEMIENELKYSLKDDEK, from the coding sequence ATGAATAAGGTAGAAAACCAACAGGACTATAGCACCTTTTTATTTGAAATAAAACAGCAGATACACACCTCACAAATAAGAGCTATAAATAGCGTAAACAAAGAGATGATAATGCTCTATTTTGATATAGGCAAAGCCATATTTTATAAACAGCAAAAACTTGGCTGGGGTGCAAAAGTAATAGATAAACTAAGTAGTGATATAAAGAGTGAATTTCCAGATATAGGTGGTTTTTCTACAAGAAATATAAAGCTGATGGTGCAGTTTTATAAAGAATATGAAAATATTGGAATTGGGCAACTGCCAGTTGCACAAATTAATAGTAAAGAAAAAGGGCAACTATTGGTTGCACAAATTCCTTGGGCACATAATATAGTCTTAATACAAAAGCTAAAAGATATAGAATTACGATATTGGTATATTCAAAGAACTTTTGAGAATGGTTGGAGTAGAGACACTTTGGCTTTGATGATTAAAAGTGAATTTCATAAAAGGGAAGGAAAATTAGTATCAAATTTTAAAAATATACTGGCTCCACAAGATAGTGATTTAGTGCAACAGTCATTTAAGGACCCTTATATATTTGATTTTTTAACTATTGCAGAGCCTTTTAGAGAAAGAGAACTTGAATCAAATTTAACTAAACACATGGAAAAGTTTCTTATAGAGCTAGGAAGTGGTTTTGCGTTTGTAGGTAAGCAGTATAAGTTAGAAGTTGGAGATGATGATTTTTATATAGATTTGCTTTTTTATCATTTAAAGCTTCGATGTTATATAGTGATTGAACTTAAAAAAGGTAAATTTAAGCCAGAATATTCTGGACAAGTTAATTTTTATTGTTCTGCTATAGATGAAAAATTGGCTCATAAAGAAGATAATCCAACAATAGGACTTATATTATGCCAAGAAAAGAATGAGATAGTTGCAGAGTACTCACTAAAAAACATGTCACAACCTATAGGCATATCAGAATATGAACTAACAGAGGTTTTGCCAAAAGAGTTTGAATCAAGTTTACCAACAATTGAGATGATAGAGAATGAATTAAAATACAGTTTGAAAGATGATGAAAAATGA
- a CDS encoding VF530 family DNA-binding protein: MSEQEKNKNNPLHGVKLQDILESLVKHYGWKKLGQLIDIRCFLFDQTINSSLKFLRKTPWARKKVEDLYLNTKNLSKKEDSHE, from the coding sequence ATGAGTGAGCAAGAAAAAAACAAAAACAATCCATTACACGGTGTAAAACTACAAGATATTTTAGAGTCGCTTGTTAAACATTACGGGTGGAAGAAGTTAGGGCAATTGATAGACATTCGATGTTTTTTATTTGACCAAACTATAAACTCAAGCCTGAAGTTTTTAAGAAAGACACCATGGGCTAGAAAAAAAGTTGAAGATTTGTATCTCAACACTAAAAACCTCTCAAAAAAAGAAGATTCTCATGAATAA
- the hypE gene encoding hydrogenase expression/formation protein HypE has product MNKTITLAQGNGGEENNELISKVFYKAFKNDILEKSEDAAIIHNGELAFSTDSFTVSPLFFAGADIGKLAVCGTCNDLAMMGAKPKYLTCSVIIEEGFSTSELEIIVSSMKKELEVNGAIVVSGDTKVVPRGSVDKIFINTTGIGEVIKKGISSNNITQDDLIIVNRDIGCHGATIFSAREGIEMSSSLKSDCESLFAQVKALIDANINITAMRDATRGGVSAVLNEWSKQSNICIEVQEDKIPVSDEVVGICEMLGFEATALANEGTFVLAINKEDAQKAVEILKTFQNCSNATIIGKVTDRHLKRVILNSSFGTSRFLETPSGELLPRIC; this is encoded by the coding sequence ATGAATAAAACAATCACTCTTGCTCAGGGAAACGGTGGAGAAGAGAACAACGAGCTTATATCAAAAGTATTTTATAAAGCATTTAAAAACGATATATTGGAAAAAAGTGAGGATGCTGCGATTATACATAATGGAGAGTTAGCATTTTCAACTGATAGCTTTACAGTTAGTCCACTTTTCTTTGCTGGAGCCGACATAGGCAAGCTAGCGGTTTGTGGTACATGTAACGATTTAGCGATGATGGGCGCAAAGCCAAAATACCTTACATGTAGCGTTATAATAGAAGAGGGCTTCTCAACTTCTGAGCTTGAAATTATAGTAAGCAGTATGAAAAAGGAACTTGAGGTAAACGGTGCTATTGTAGTAAGCGGCGATACAAAGGTTGTACCTCGTGGAAGTGTTGATAAGATTTTTATAAACACTACCGGCATTGGTGAGGTTATAAAAAAAGGTATTAGCTCGAACAACATCACTCAGGATGATTTAATTATAGTAAACCGTGATATCGGTTGTCACGGTGCAACTATTTTTTCAGCTCGTGAAGGTATTGAGATGAGCAGCTCTTTAAAAAGCGATTGTGAATCATTGTTTGCTCAAGTAAAAGCCCTAATAGATGCAAATATAAATATTACTGCCATGAGAGATGCAACCAGAGGTGGAGTGAGTGCTGTTTTAAACGAGTGGTCTAAGCAGTCAAACATTTGTATAGAAGTACAAGAAGATAAAATCCCTGTAAGTGATGAGGTAGTAGGTATTTGCGAGATGCTTGGCTTTGAGGCAACTGCTTTGGCAAATGAGGGAACTTTCGTACTTGCTATAAACAAAGAGGATGCACAAAAAGCGGTAGAGATTTTAAAAACATTTCAAAACTGCTCAAACGCTACTATTATAGGTAAGGTGACAGATAGACATTTAAAAAGGGTAATCTTAAATAGCAGTTTTGGAACTTCAAGATTTTTAGAGACGCCTAGCGGTGAGCTGCTTCCAAGAATTTGCTAA
- the hypA gene encoding hydrogenase/urease nickel incorporation protein HypA produces MHEYSIVQSLLDSCDENAKANNATKVIKVVIKIGVMSGVEPELLKTAFDTFKEQTICEDAEFIINIQSVIVKCNSCLIESTLKKLEYTCPKCKSTELSILDGEDMYLMQLELE; encoded by the coding sequence ATGCATGAATATAGTATAGTTCAATCTCTTTTAGACTCATGTGATGAGAATGCAAAAGCTAACAATGCTACAAAGGTGATTAAGGTTGTTATAAAGATAGGTGTAATGAGCGGAGTAGAGCCAGAGCTTTTAAAAACTGCCTTTGATACATTTAAAGAACAAACCATATGTGAAGATGCAGAATTTATTATAAATATCCAAAGTGTTATTGTAAAATGTAACAGTTGTTTAATCGAATCGACACTTAAAAAACTAGAGTATACTTGCCCAAAATGCAAGAGTACAGAATTATCAATACTTGATGGTGAAGATATGTACTTGATGCAGTTAGAACTAGAATAA
- the rplU gene encoding 50S ribosomal protein L21: MYAIIKNGGKQYKVQEGDVLLLDKMSLEPKAIIEINEVLAVNAGELKMGAPYVDGAVVTAEVINEGRDRKVVIFKKRRRKDSKVKRGFRRDFTRVRITKIAA; the protein is encoded by the coding sequence ATGTACGCAATTATCAAAAATGGTGGTAAGCAATATAAAGTTCAAGAGGGTGATGTTTTATTATTAGATAAAATGTCTCTTGAGCCTAAAGCTATCATCGAAATTAATGAAGTTCTAGCTGTTAACGCAGGTGAACTTAAAATGGGAGCTCCTTATGTTGATGGAGCTGTTGTAACTGCTGAAGTGATCAATGAAGGTCGTGACAGAAAAGTAGTTATTTTCAAAAAACGTCGTCGTAAAGACAGTAAAGTTAAAAGAGGTTTCAGAAGAGACTTCACTCGTGTTCGTATCACGAAAATAGCTGCATAA
- the rpmA gene encoding 50S ribosomal protein L27, which produces MAHKKGQGSTQNNRDSAGRRLGVKKYGGEVVIPGNIIIRQRGTKVHPGKNVGMGKDHTLFALVEGVVTFERKDKKRQQVSVIPAA; this is translated from the coding sequence ATGGCACATAAGAAAGGTCAGGGAAGTACACAGAATAATCGTGACTCAGCTGGTAGAAGACTTGGAGTTAAAAAGTATGGTGGTGAGGTAGTAATACCTGGTAACATCATTATTCGCCAAAGAGGAACGAAAGTTCATCCAGGTAAAAATGTTGGTATGGGTAAAGATCATACTTTATTCGCACTAGTTGAAGGTGTTGTTACTTTTGAGAGAAAAGACAAAAAACGTCAACAAGTTTCAGTAATACCTGCTGCATAA
- the obgE gene encoding GTPase ObgE produces MFTDSVELTVSSGKGGQGCVAFRREKFVLNGGPNGGDGGKGGDIWFKCDNNTHTLSHFQKKMHIKAEGGVPGAGSLMAGKSGLKKVIIVPPGTQILDMETGDVLFDMLEHGKEVLFVEGGKGGLGNVHFKSSTNQRPTYAQPGEKGETRRIKLDLKLIADVGLVGFPNVGKSTLISTVSNARPEIANYEFTTLTPKLGQVNIGDFESFVMADIPGIIGGAHEGKGLGIQFLRHIERTKTLLYMVDLASYRDLKEQIETLKDEISSFSEILGTNQYAIALTRLDVVPADELNDLVNGFLELLGVKANKNSEFDFDDSIPYFIQDSADETLGYDKTLPYFVAPISSAINKNIEALKYSLFNLVHTNRRDIQ; encoded by the coding sequence TTGTTTACAGATAGTGTCGAATTAACAGTTTCATCGGGAAAAGGTGGACAAGGGTGTGTAGCATTTCGTCGTGAAAAGTTTGTTCTAAATGGCGGACCAAATGGTGGAGATGGCGGAAAAGGTGGAGATATCTGGTTTAAATGTGATAACAATACCCATACTCTCTCACATTTTCAGAAAAAAATGCACATTAAAGCAGAAGGTGGAGTTCCTGGCGCAGGTTCACTTATGGCAGGAAAATCTGGTCTTAAAAAAGTTATTATAGTTCCACCAGGGACGCAAATTTTAGATATGGAAACAGGTGATGTACTTTTTGATATGCTTGAGCATGGTAAAGAGGTGTTGTTTGTGGAGGGTGGAAAAGGCGGACTTGGTAATGTTCACTTTAAGAGTTCAACTAACCAAAGACCAACTTATGCACAACCTGGTGAAAAGGGTGAAACAAGAAGAATCAAATTAGATTTAAAGCTTATTGCAGATGTTGGTTTAGTCGGCTTTCCAAATGTTGGAAAATCTACTCTTATATCTACTGTTTCAAATGCTCGTCCAGAGATTGCAAACTATGAGTTTACTACACTTACGCCAAAACTTGGTCAAGTCAATATTGGTGATTTTGAATCATTCGTTATGGCTGATATTCCTGGTATTATCGGTGGAGCTCACGAGGGTAAAGGTCTTGGAATTCAGTTTTTAAGACATATAGAGAGAACAAAAACACTTTTATATATGGTTGATTTAGCTTCTTATAGAGACTTAAAAGAGCAAATTGAAACTCTAAAAGATGAAATATCATCATTTTCTGAAATATTAGGCACAAATCAGTATGCTATCGCACTTACAAGACTAGATGTTGTTCCTGCGGATGAATTAAACGATTTAGTAAATGGTTTTTTAGAACTTCTTGGAGTTAAAGCAAATAAAAACAGTGAATTTGATTTTGATGATTCAATTCCTTACTTTATTCAAGATAGTGCAGATGAAACTTTAGGATATGATAAAACTCTTCCATATTTTGTTGCACCAATATCTTCTGCTATTAATAAAAACATTGAAGCACTTAAATACTCTCTGTTTAATTTAGTACATACAAATAGAAGAGACATTCAATAG
- the proB gene encoding glutamate 5-kinase produces the protein MKRIVVKVGSAVLTQNDSIALERMKALVDFLAELKKSYEVILVSSGAVAAGYTALKLDRSVLQNKQALASIGQPILMDKYGKKFAIHNILTAQVLVTAANLQREDEIQRIKDTVDTLISNGVIPIINENDATSTKELVVGDNDQLSAYITKHTDSSLLIILSDIDGYYDSDPRENKDAKVLKIVNSIDKNELQKDATPHGAFATGGILTKLKAADYLLTNSIDMFLSSGFDLSDIKSYMLDKKYTGGTLFTKGKDN, from the coding sequence ATGAAACGAATTGTTGTTAAAGTTGGTAGTGCTGTTTTAACACAAAATGATTCAATTGCTCTTGAGCGGATGAAAGCATTGGTGGATTTTTTAGCAGAGCTGAAAAAGAGTTATGAAGTTATACTCGTTTCATCGGGGGCAGTTGCAGCCGGATATACGGCACTGAAGTTAGATAGAAGCGTATTGCAAAACAAACAAGCCTTAGCATCCATAGGTCAACCTATACTAATGGATAAATATGGTAAAAAATTTGCAATACACAATATTCTTACTGCTCAAGTGCTGGTTACTGCTGCAAACTTACAAAGAGAAGATGAGATTCAAAGAATTAAAGATACAGTAGATACTCTTATCTCCAACGGTGTTATTCCAATTATCAATGAAAATGACGCAACATCTACAAAAGAGCTTGTTGTTGGAGACAACGACCAGCTATCAGCTTATATAACAAAACATACCGATTCGAGTTTGCTTATAATACTTTCCGATATAGATGGTTACTACGACAGTGATCCAAGAGAAAATAAAGATGCAAAAGTACTGAAAATTGTAAATTCTATTGATAAAAATGAGCTTCAAAAAGATGCAACACCTCATGGCGCTTTTGCAACAGGCGGAATTTTAACTAAATTAAAAGCTGCTGATTACCTTTTAACCAATTCGATAGATATGTTCTTGTCTAGTGGGTTTGATTTGAGTGATATTAAAAGCTACATGTTAGATAAAAAATATACCGGCGGAACACTTTTTACAAAAGGCAAAGATAATTGA
- the fmt gene encoding methionyl-tRNA formyltransferase: MKIIFMGTPDYAKAILQKIINTNDMEVVAVYTQPDKPVGRKKVMTPPEVKTLSLENDIDVFQPNRLRDESVVKELLKIECDFIVVAAYGQILPLEILQHAPCINLHASILPTYRGASPIQQTLLNGDKKTGVTAMLMDVGLDTGDIIKIKEIDVSDSEMSDSLFDRLTEVASDLTIDVLQNFSKYPHVKQNDSLFSHCSKITKEDGEVEFKDATTLYNKYRAFTPWPGVYLNNGLKLKEIELIEAKSNNEAGKILHVDKNSIVVGCENGTIRIVRVQPQSKKDMDVLSYINGKRLTVADTLS, encoded by the coding sequence TTGAAAATAATTTTTATGGGTACGCCAGATTATGCAAAGGCTATACTGCAAAAAATTATTAATACAAATGATATGGAAGTGGTTGCAGTTTACACTCAGCCAGATAAACCTGTCGGCAGAAAAAAAGTTATGACACCGCCAGAAGTAAAAACTCTTTCATTGGAAAATGACATTGACGTTTTTCAGCCAAATAGACTTCGTGATGAGAGTGTTGTAAAAGAGCTTCTTAAAATAGAGTGTGATTTTATAGTTGTTGCTGCGTATGGTCAAATATTGCCACTTGAGATTTTACAGCACGCCCCGTGCATAAATCTACATGCGTCTATATTACCAACATATAGAGGGGCAAGTCCAATTCAGCAAACTCTTCTAAATGGCGACAAAAAAACTGGTGTCACAGCAATGTTGATGGATGTTGGTTTGGATACCGGTGACATTATCAAAATAAAAGAGATAGATGTAAGTGATAGTGAAATGTCAGATTCTCTTTTTGATAGACTTACAGAGGTTGCAAGTGATTTAACAATAGATGTCTTGCAAAACTTTAGCAAATACCCGCATGTTAAACAAAATGACTCTCTATTTTCGCATTGCAGTAAAATTACAAAAGAAGATGGTGAAGTTGAGTTTAAAGACGCTACCACACTTTACAATAAATATCGTGCATTTACACCTTGGCCAGGGGTTTATTTAAATAACGGACTCAAACTTAAAGAAATAGAATTAATAGAAGCGAAGAGTAACAATGAGGCTGGAAAAATTCTACATGTAGATAAAAACAGTATTGTAGTTGGATGTGAAAATGGAACTATTAGAATTGTAAGAGTTCAGCCACAATCAAAAAAAGATATGGATGTTCTCTCGTATATTAATGGCAAAAGATTAACCGTTGCAGATACTCTCTCTTGA
- a CDS encoding biotin--[acetyl-CoA-carboxylase] ligase translates to MQILSLDSVDSTQNYLKELVKQNKVTPPLAVVAKTQTNGIGSRENTWSGMDGNLFLSFAIPLSNLPKDLKLESASIYFAYLLKDSLSESNSKVWLKWPNDFYIGNKKIGGMITHVVEKTLVCGVGLNIENSPENFAKLDIKISIDELLNKYFESVEKNVLWKQVFSKYELEFHKNKNFFTHKNNLKISLKDVVLQSDGSIISDGERIYSLR, encoded by the coding sequence TTGCAGATACTCTCTCTTGATAGTGTAGATTCTACTCAAAATTATTTAAAAGAGTTAGTAAAACAAAACAAAGTAACTCCTCCTTTGGCTGTTGTAGCCAAAACTCAAACAAATGGTATTGGTAGTAGAGAAAATACTTGGAGCGGTATGGATGGAAATCTTTTTCTCTCTTTTGCCATTCCATTAAGCAATCTGCCAAAAGATTTAAAACTTGAATCGGCTTCTATTTATTTTGCTTATTTATTAAAAGATAGCTTGTCTGAATCGAATTCTAAAGTTTGGCTAAAATGGCCAAATGATTTTTATATCGGAAATAAAAAAATTGGCGGGATGATTACACATGTGGTTGAAAAAACCCTTGTCTGCGGGGTTGGTTTAAATATAGAAAATTCTCCAGAAAATTTTGCAAAATTAGATATAAAAATAAGTATAGATGAACTATTAAATAAGTATTTTGAAAGTGTTGAAAAAAATGTTTTATGGAAGCAAGTTTTTAGTAAGTATGAGTTAGAATTCCATAAGAATAAAAACTTTTTTACACATAAAAATAATTTAAAAATTTCCTTAAAAGATGTTGTCCTGCAAAGCGATGGCTCTATAATAAGTGATGGCGAGAGGATATACAGTCTAAGATGA
- a CDS encoding ParA family protein: MSEVIVIANQKGGVGKTTTAVNLAASLAVAEKKVLLIDSDPQANATTSLGFHRNDYEFNIYHVLIGTKKLKDIILKSELPTLHLAPSNIGLVGIEKEYYDADKAAGRELVLKKAISNVLKDYDYIIIDSPPALGPMTINALSASNSVIIPIQCEFFALEGLAQLLNTIKLVRKSINPKLKVRGFLPTMFSSQNNLSKQVFADLKQHFKSKLFQTKSGKIIVVPRNVKLAESPSFGKPAILYDVKSSGSISYQNLAQAIIEQ; the protein is encoded by the coding sequence ATGAGCGAAGTAATAGTAATAGCAAATCAAAAAGGTGGTGTTGGTAAAACGACTACTGCCGTAAATTTAGCTGCCTCTCTTGCTGTTGCAGAAAAAAAAGTACTCTTAATAGACTCTGACCCACAGGCAAATGCCACTACATCTTTGGGCTTTCATAGAAATGATTATGAGTTTAATATTTATCATGTGTTAATCGGAACAAAAAAACTAAAAGATATTATCTTAAAGTCTGAGTTGCCAACTCTTCATTTAGCTCCATCAAATATTGGATTGGTTGGAATTGAAAAAGAGTATTATGATGCAGACAAGGCAGCAGGGCGTGAATTAGTACTTAAAAAAGCTATTTCCAATGTATTAAAAGATTACGACTATATTATTATAGATTCTCCTCCGGCACTTGGACCCATGACTATCAATGCCCTTTCGGCTTCAAATTCTGTAATAATACCAATACAGTGTGAGTTTTTTGCACTTGAAGGTCTTGCGCAACTTTTAAACACTATAAAACTTGTAAGAAAGTCTATAAATCCAAAACTTAAAGTAAGAGGTTTTCTCCCAACAATGTTTAGTTCTCAAAATAATCTCTCTAAGCAAGTTTTTGCTGATTTAAAACAACATTTCAAAAGTAAGCTTTTTCAAACAAAAAGTGGCAAGATAATTGTTGTCCCAAGAAATGTTAAGTTGGCGGAATCTCCATCATTTGGTAAACCGGCAATTTTATATGATGTGAAGTCAAGTGGCTCGATTTCATACCAAAATTTAGCACAAGCGATAATAGAACAATGA
- a CDS encoding ParB/RepB/Spo0J family partition protein, which translates to MKSQKLGRGLDALLGEMGEAYENEGSSRDSIIEVLVKDVRPNPFQPRKHFEESSLYELSESIKNDGLLQPIVVTEDIDGYVLIAGERRLRASKLAKLKTIRAIIQNSDEHKMRQFALIENIQRDELNSIELAYAYAELIKLHDLTQEELSLKIHKSRTHITNAIRLLQLSVKTQRSLIERKISTGHAKVLVGLDEKQQQLIVNSIIGQKLSVREVEAMVKNIKSIKSKPADEQPVVSYDFTDIKNKLSHLGFKIKTSNKNLTIEFGSETQISSFLSHLK; encoded by the coding sequence ATGAAATCACAAAAATTAGGCCGTGGATTAGATGCTCTTTTAGGAGAAATGGGAGAAGCTTATGAAAATGAAGGCTCATCAAGAGACTCTATTATAGAAGTTTTAGTTAAAGATGTAAGACCAAACCCTTTTCAGCCAAGAAAACATTTTGAGGAGAGTTCTCTTTATGAGTTAAGCGAATCAATAAAAAACGACGGTCTTCTTCAGCCAATAGTAGTAACTGAAGATATTGACGGGTATGTCTTGATTGCGGGAGAAAGAAGACTCCGCGCATCAAAATTGGCAAAACTAAAAACTATTCGTGCCATTATACAAAATAGCGATGAGCATAAGATGAGACAATTCGCTTTGATAGAGAATATACAAAGAGATGAATTGAACTCAATTGAACTTGCATACGCTTATGCTGAGTTGATAAAACTTCATGATTTGACCCAAGAAGAGCTCTCTTTAAAAATACATAAAAGCAGAACTCATATTACAAATGCTATTAGGCTTTTACAACTCTCAGTAAAAACACAAAGATCTCTTATAGAGAGAAAAATTTCAACAGGACATGCAAAGGTCTTAGTTGGGCTAGATGAAAAGCAGCAGCAGTTGATTGTAAACTCCATTATTGGACAAAAGCTAAGTGTAAGAGAAGTTGAAGCTATGGTCAAAAATATTAAAAGCATAAAATCTAAACCTGCTGATGAACAACCAGTTGTATCATACGATTTTACAGATATTAAAAATAAACTCTCCCATCTTGGTTTTAAAATCAAGACATCAAATAAAAATTTAACTATAGAGTTTGGCAGCGAAACTCAAATTAGTAGTTTTTTATCGCATCTTAAGTAA
- a CDS encoding FoF1 ATP synthase subunit B': MLDINPILLVATFIVFLALIITLNSWLYNPLFAYMNKRDEDIKKDLNKVGSNDDEINELHAKAQSIIDNAKLEAAALREKVIADAKELADSKIEAKRAELASQYLEFERSLAQSREQLTSDLKSQVPLFQEAVKAKFSQI, translated from the coding sequence ATGTTAGATATAAATCCGATACTACTTGTAGCTACATTTATTGTGTTTCTTGCACTTATTATCACTCTTAACAGTTGGCTTTACAATCCATTATTTGCTTACATGAATAAAAGAGATGAAGACATTAAAAAAGACTTGAATAAAGTCGGTTCTAATGATGATGAAATCAATGAACTTCATGCAAAAGCACAATCAATAATTGATAATGCTAAACTGGAGGCTGCGGCTCTGAGAGAGAAAGTTATTGCAGATGCTAAAGAGTTGGCAGATAGTAAGATAGAGGCAAAGCGTGCTGAATTAGCTAGTCAGTATTTAGAGTTTGAGCGGTCACTTGCTCAATCTCGTGAACAATTAACAAGTGATCTAAAGTCACAAGTTCCATTGTTTCAAGAAGCTGTTAAAGCTAAATTTAGTCAAATATAA
- a CDS encoding F0F1 ATP synthase subunit B — protein MSRIIVLMIMISTIALASNAEHAGTDIVQRTVNFLLFAGLIWYLVAEPAKNYFASRSQGIADEMQKVQDKLKESISLKKDALVKITDAEKFATELLVSSKKENKIINDNIMNQCDVDLEIIVKQQTTLMDFEQRKMVRKVVEDTLEDVLKQSSDSFDREAMANVILKKVA, from the coding sequence GTGAGTAGAATTATAGTATTAATGATTATGATATCAACAATAGCGTTAGCATCTAATGCAGAGCATGCAGGAACTGATATAGTTCAAAGAACAGTAAACTTTTTATTGTTTGCTGGACTTATTTGGTACCTTGTTGCAGAACCAGCAAAAAACTATTTTGCGTCAAGAAGTCAAGGAATTGCTGACGAGATGCAAAAGGTTCAAGATAAGTTAAAAGAGTCTATTTCTTTAAAAAAAGATGCACTTGTAAAAATAACTGATGCAGAGAAATTTGCAACAGAGTTACTTGTTTCTTCTAAAAAAGAGAATAAGATTATAAATGACAATATTATGAATCAGTGCGATGTTGATTTGGAAATAATAGTAAAACAACAAACAACTTTGATGGACTTTGAGCAAAGAAAAATGGTTCGTAAAGTTGTTGAAGATACACTTGAAGATGTACTTAAACAAAGTAGTGATAGTTTTGATAGAGAAGCTATGGCTAATGTTATCTTGAAGAAGGTGGCATAA
- a CDS encoding F0F1 ATP synthase subunit delta, producing the protein MEELIAKRYIKAIKKSSDMDSMLNMALIFSAIAESFNDPKFLQIINNPNVSRDQKSEILLAAVKSANSKDVENLVKLLAEHNRINIIPTLAEVLRKDIATTSKNYSGVIYSDSSIDAKTIEDLGSGLGKKFDSTISLELVKSDFNGIKVDVQDLGIEISFSKSRINNQMIEHIIKAI; encoded by the coding sequence ATGGAAGAGTTAATCGCAAAAAGATATATTAAAGCTATTAAGAAAAGCTCTGATATGGATTCAATGCTGAACATGGCTTTGATTTTTTCTGCTATAGCTGAGTCTTTTAATGATCCGAAGTTTCTTCAGATTATTAATAACCCAAATGTTAGCAGAGATCAAAAATCAGAGATTCTTTTGGCAGCAGTTAAATCTGCTAATTCTAAAGATGTTGAGAATTTAGTTAAATTACTTGCTGAACATAATCGTATCAATATTATTCCTACTTTAGCGGAAGTGTTGAGAAAAGATATTGCAACTACAAGTAAAAACTATAGTGGTGTTATATACAGCGACAGCAGTATTGACGCAAAAACTATAGAAGATTTAGGTAGTGGCTTAGGTAAAAAATTTGATTCTACTATATCATTAGAGTTGGTGAAAAGTGACTTTAACGGTATAAAAGTAGATGTACAAGATCTTGGTATAGAGATAAGTTTCTCTAAATCTAGAATTAATAATCAAATGATAGAACATATTATAAAAGCAATTTAA